A genomic window from Silene latifolia isolate original U9 population chromosome 11, ASM4854445v1, whole genome shotgun sequence includes:
- the LOC141613680 gene encoding uncharacterized protein LOC141613680 has product MVTADLWGIWLQVVVEYEVTVDALDFLVQPNGRYVCYFTVTWLKHPSREKYFIGDSMETVDKARQSLAKKVLLYFQSVYGFTVKDANFNRMSYSHIQCGFQRGTYRFVQENQICVASDLEAVPLFIASECKTPEGQVNGIRAGFTLPPPPKKKGNAAAKRIKFRNSCTELSHGKISLVGAADVDPSNWGTRISTSWQMGDRAQTEVVKLFSENTNLKRHIGTFKGVADARNVSVDVNITKVRRGRSTGKRHRGNSTNDLQETISHSQFNADKTAPTPTKRQRRRQKGQQSAVPQEIPVQSYRSRRTNVSEDLAIENADKGRKRGRATKKKMPDALGGKPLYTARDEQSKHFQTFSRLYNNLFAFSSLGGTFGAETYKGIYVFKAQGQVYHNLPDLIPMDNIPRYLQLYFYDGQYEKENRLRLFSNLNEQMVTLLMGIMDANPYGKFFRSLQEIEVTENTIIVLSTDPANDQCVYNAPTSDEVAGVWPDNTVVQGNEGPHIIAYGRGSHNHRIRHFYGCYDPLQYPLLFPKGDSGWHQGLKKITSPTFNAESNTSFPMSAVTNDMPESLIEAEIANAARRHTKADKRISCREYYAYKFQIRPGNFLLRGGRIFQQYIIDMYVKIENTRLDFLRLNQDTIRADLYQGILDTLQLGENCASNVGKRIVLPPSFLGGPRDMRRRYLNAMALVQKYGKPDLFITMTCNPNWPEMKAELLPGEEAHNRPDLVARVFHAKLTMLRKQIKEKQIFGEVAAMINVVEFQKRGLPHAHFLIILKPAYKITALEKFDRYVSAEIPPNDNPHLRAVVLKHMMHGPCGADFPKCACMKVKDKQKICEKNYPKNFRDFTTNGKDSYPLYKRRDTGEKVVVRKGKLDNRSVVPYNPYLLAMFDCHLNVEVCSTINAVKYLYKYVYKGHDRILFKVADGTASMLVDEIEMYQSGRWVSPPEAAWRIFGFNSFDTYPPVQPFPVHTPNGHMVRFSENEELADVVDDEARAETMLTEFFLTNSSLEGGQQYLYSEFLEHFVWNDKKKIWKPRDRGVVVGRVAHASPGEGECYYLRLLLAHVRGPKSFEDLKTVDGICCVSFQEAALKTGILEEDNAADMCMDEAVQVEMPNALRRLFATILIFSCPNNPAEFWEKYYIPLSDDFRKQFPGDPAKVLQLTTGKVEQFLEGMGKTFTQFGLDHLHFEQQEILQCTRDISDALNAPVPLLQLASRKQLNVKQRTAYKSIIEHVKATKGGAFFIDRPGGTGKTFFYGALYAKVRSMGQICLPTATSGIAASNLPTGRTTHSRFKIPLDTEETLTCDVPKQGGLACLIREAALIIWDEASMAKRENIEAVNMLFQDVCNSHELFGGKVIVFWGDFRQVLPVLPRRTQQEAVEASIVSSPIWQQLTKFQLTENIRAKEDPEFSDFLLKLGNGELQTEESSLVSLPQQLILEKKRKNNQNRP; this is encoded by the exons ATGGTGACTGCGGATCTTTGGGGCATCTGGCTCCAAGTGGTGGTTGAATATGAAGTAACTGTGGATGCTCTGGACTTTCTGGTCCAGCCAAATGGCCGTTATGTCTGCTATTTCACAGTGACTTGGCTAAAGCATCCTTCTAGAGAAAAGTATTTCATTGGCGACAGTATGGAAACTGTTGACAAAGCAAGGCAAAGCTTGGCTAAGAAGGTCCTTCTTTATTTTCAGTCAGTTTATGGCTTCACTGTTAAAGATGCAAACTTCAACAGGATGAGTTATTCTCATATCCAGTGTGGCTTTCAGCGTGGTACGTACCGCTTTGTACAGGAAAACCAGATTTGCGTAGCCTCTGATCTGGAAGCAGTGCCTCTTTTTATTGCGTCTGAGTGTAAAACTCCTGAAGGACAAGTCAATGGAATACGTGCTGGCTTTACATTACCACCGCCTCCCAAAAAAAAGGGGAATGCGGCAGCAAAGCGTATCAAGTTTAGGAACAGCTGCA CTGAACTTTCACATGGCAAGATTTCGCTG GTAGGCGCGGCGGACGTTGATCCGTCAAACTGGGGAACTAGAATTAGTACCTCGTGGCAAATGGGTGATCGTGCTCAAACAG AAGTCGTTAAGTTGTTTTCAGAAAATACAAATCTGAAGAGACATATCGGAACATTCAAGGGAGTAGCTGATGCAA GGAACGTGTCGGTTGATGTAAATATAACAAAAGTGAGGAGAGGAAGGTCAACTGGGAAAAGACACAGAGGCAATTCAACAAACGACCTTCAAGAAACGATCAGCCATTCACAGTTTAATGCTGATAAAACTGCTCCTACGCCTACCAAACGGCAGCGTAGGCGTCAAAAAG GTCAACAGTCTGCAGTACCACAGGAAATACCAGTACAATCATATAGATCAAGGCGTACAAACGTTTCAGAAGACCTGGCAATCGAAAATGCAGATAAAGGTCGAAAGAGAGGACGTGCTACCAAAAAAA AAATGCCGGATGCTTTGGGTGGGAAGCCT TTATATACTGCACGGGATGAACAGTCAAAGCATTTCCAGACATTTTCCAGGTTATATAATAACCTTTTTGCTTTCAGTTCTTTGGGGGGGACCTTTGGAGCAGAAACTTACAAAGGGATATATGTCTTCAAAGCACAAGGCCAGGTTTATCATAATTTGCCAGATTTAATACCCATGGATAATATTCCTAGGTACTTGCAGCTATATTTCTATGATGGCCAGTATGAAAAGGAAAATCGCTTGCGCTTGTTTTCTAATTTGAATGAACAGATGGTGACTCTTCTAATGGGAATTATGGATGCTAATCCATATGGGAAGTTCTTTAGATCACTCCAAGAAATAGAGGTCACTGAAAATACGATAATAGTTTTGAGTACTGATCCAGCCAACGATCAGTGTGTATATAATGCACCTACATCTGATGAAGTAGCAGGAGTGTGGCCAGATAATACAGTTGTGCAGGGGAATGAAGGCCCTCATATTATTGCATATGGAAGAGGTTCACACAACCATAGAATTCGACATTTTTATGGGTGTTATGATCCTCTGCAGTACCCACTACTATTTCCAAAGGGAGATAGCGGATGGCACCAAGGTTTGAAAAAAATTACCAGCCCAACATTTAATGCGGAATCAAATACTTCATTTCCGATGTCTGCAGTTACTAATGACATGCCTGAATCTCTTATTGAGGCAGAAATAGCAA ATGCTGCTAGGAGGCATACAAAAGCAGATAAGCGTATTTCTTGTCGGGAATATTACGCATACAAGTTCCAGATCAGGCCAGGTAACTTCCTACTGAGAGGAGGCAGGATCTTTCAGCAATACATAATAGATATGTATGTGAAGATTGAAAATACACGGCTAGACTTTTTACGATTGAATCAGGATACTATAAGAGCAGACCTGTATCAAGGGATTCTAGATACATTGCAGCTTGGAGAAAATTGTGCAAGTAATGTAGGGAAGAGGATAGTACTTCCGCCTTCCTTCCTAGGAGGGCCAAGAGATATGAGGAGAAGATATTTAAATGCAATGGCACTTGTGCAAAAATATGGGAAACCTGATCTCTTTATAACTATGACGTGCAATCCTAACTGGCCAGAAATGAAAGCAGAATTGTTGCCTGGGGAAGAAGCACATAATAGGCCAGATCTGGTAGCTAGGGTATTTCATGCAAAGCTAACAATGCTTAGGAAGCAAATTAAGGAAAAACAGATCTTTGGGGAAGTTGCAGCTATGATTAATGTAGTTGAGTTCCAAAAGCGTGGCTTACCACATGCACACTTTCTCATTATCCTCAAACCTGCATACAAAATTACTGCACTTGAAAAGTTTGATAGATATGTATCAGCAGAAATACCTCCAAATGATAACCCTCACTTAAGAGCAGTTGTATTAAAACATATGATGCATGGGCCATGTGGCGCTGATTTTCCAAAATGCGCATGTATGAAGGTTAAAGATAAGCAAAAAATATGCGAAAAAAATTATCCGAAAAACTTTCGAGACTTCACCACAAACGGCAAGGACTCGTATCCATTATATAAGCGTAGGGATACTGGTGAAAAAGTTGTTGTCAGAAAAGGCAAGCTTGATAACCGATCTGTGGTTCCTTACAACCCTTATTTACTTGCCATGTTTGATTGTCACTTAAATGTAGAGGTCTGCTCTACTATTAATGCAGTCAAGTACCTGTATAAATATGTATACAAAGGTCATGATCGAATCCTATTCAAAGTTGCGGATGGTACTGCTTCTATGTTGGTtgatgaaattgaaatgtatcAATCTGGTAGGTGGGTTTCACCTCCAGAGGCTGCCTGGCGGATTTTTGGTTTTAACTCGTTTGATACATACCCACCTGTACAGCCTTTTCCGGTTCACACACCCAATGGTCATATGGTCAGGTTTTCAGAGAATGAAGAACTGGCAGACGTCGTTGATGATGAAGCAAGAGCCGAAACTATGCTTACTGAATTTTTCCTGACAAATTCCAGCCTAGAAGGAGGGCAACAATATCTCTACAGTGAGTTTCTAGAGCATTTTGTGTGGAATGATAAAAAGAAAATTTGGAAGCCAAGGGATCGTGGAGTCGTGGTGGGAAGGGTTGCGCACGCTTCCCCGGGAGAAGGTGAGTGCTATTACTTAAGGTTGCTTCTGGCGCACGTTAGAGGCCCTAAGTCATTTGAAGATCTGAAAACAGTGGACGGTATTTGTTGCGTGTCATTTCAAGAAGCAGCGTTAAAAACAGGAATTCTTGAAGAAGATAATGCTGCAGATATGTGCATGGATGAAGCTGTTCAAGTTGAGATGCCGAATGCTCTTAGAAGACTATTTGCAACTATACTTATTTTCAGCTGCCCAAACAATCCTGCTGAGTTCTGggaaaaatattacatcccactcTCGGACGATTTCCGGAAACAGTTCCCTGGGGATCCTGCAAAGGTCTTGCAGCTAACAACAGGGAAGGTAGAGCAGTTTTTGGAGGGGATGGGGAAGACGTTTACCCAGTTTGGTTTAGATCATTTACACTTTGAACAACAAGAAATATTACAGTGTACAAGGGATATCAGTGACGCTTTGAACGCTCCAGTGCCCCTTTTACAGCTTGCCTCTCGAAAACAGTTAAATGTTAAGCAACGCACTGCGTATAAGTCAATCATTGAACATGTAAAGGCTACAAAAGGAGGTGCGTTTTTTATAGATAGACCAGGTGGGACTGGAAAGACTttcttttatggagctttgtatGCGAAGGTCCGTTCAATGGGTCAAATATGCTTACCAACAGCAACCTCTGGAATAGCTGCTTCAAATTTGCCAACTGGCCGAACAACCCATTCCAGGTTTAAAATCCCTCTTGATACTGAAGAGACGTTAACGTGCGATGTACCGAAACAAGGAGGGTTAGCGTGCCTAATAAGGGAAGCTGCCTTAATCATTTGGGATGAAGCTTCAATGGCAAAAAGGGAGAATATTGAGGCTGTAAATATGCTATTTCAAGATGTATGCAATAGTCACGAGTTATTTGGTGGCAAAGTAATAGTTTTTTGGGGAGACTTTCGTCAGGTACTTCCTGTTCTTCCAAGACGTACACAGCAGGAAGCAGTTGAAGCCAGCATTGTCAGTTCTCCTATCTGGCAACAACTAACCAAATTTCAGTTAACTGAGAATATAAGGGCCAAGGAAGACCCTGAATTTTCAGATTTTTTACTGAAGTTAGGCAATGGAGAGTTGCAAACAGAAGAAAGCAGTTTAGTGTCACTACCGCAACAACTGATccttgaaaaaaaaaggaagaacaaCCAGAACAGACCTTGA